Proteins encoded by one window of Arabidopsis thaliana chromosome 2, partial sequence:
- a CDS encoding 14-3-3 family protein (14-3-3 family protein; FUNCTIONS IN: amino acid binding; LOCATED IN: plasma membrane; EXPRESSED IN: cultured cell; CONTAINS InterPro DOMAIN/s: 14-3-3 protein (InterPro:IPR000308); BEST Arabidopsis thaliana protein match is: general regulatory factor 3 (TAIR:AT5G38480.1); Has 2188 Blast hits to 2188 proteins in 345 species: Archae - 0; Bacteria - 0; Metazoa - 1083; Fungi - 268; Plants - 658; Viruses - 0; Other Eukaryotes - 179 (source: NCBI BLink).), with protein sequence MCCYFATRIVYGLQPEALMMLDALGDELYKDSTLIMKILRDNLTFWTSDMTDEAGDEIKEAEPKVLCKCHSCFTVLSEPKHS encoded by the exons ATGTGTTGTTACTTTGCCACTAGGATTGTTTACGGCCTGCAACCGGAGGCTCTGATGATG TTGGATGCATTGGGTGATGAATTATACAAGGACAGTACCCTGATTATGAAGATTCTTAGAGACAATCTCACTTTCTGGACTTCAGATATGACT GACGAAGCAGGAGATGAGATCAAGGAGGCAGAACCAAAGGTCTTGTGCAAATGTCATTCTTGTTTCACTGTCTTGTCGGAACCAAAGCATAGTTAA